Within Armatimonadia bacterium, the genomic segment GCCGGCGATGCCTGCGACATGAGCGATGGCGTCGCGGCCTTCGAGCGGAGTGGACATCTTGCGGATCTCGTCGACTACGCGCTCAACAGCCACTTCGATGCCGCGCTTGACCAGCATGGGATTGGCGCCGGCAGCGACGTTCTTGAGGCCGGCGTGCACAATGGCCTGCGCCAGCACGGTGGCGGTGGTGGTACCGTCGCCGGTATCATCGTTGGTCTTCGAGGCAACTTCCTTGCAGAGCTGAGCACCCATGTTCTCGTACTGGTCCTCGAGCTCGATTTCCTTGGCAACCGTGACGCCATCCTTTGTGATGGTCGGGGCGCCCCACTTCTTGTCGATTACGACATTGCGGCCTTTCGGGCCGAGAGTGACTTTGACGGCATTGGCGACTTTGTCGACACCGCGCTCCAGTGAGCGACGGGCCTCCTCGTCGAAAGCAAGCATTTTCGCAGCCATGCGTTAGTGTCCTCCTTGTGTGGACGCGAGGGATGCGTCCGTGTGTCCCACAGGCTTAGCCTGCAGCACCTTCGTAGCGGTGGTTAGCCTTCCTTGACAGCCAGCAGCGAACCCTCATCGAGGATGAGGTAATCTTTGTCACCCACGCGGACCTCGTTGCCACCGTACTTGGTGTAGACGACGATATCTCCCTCTTTGACACTCAAGGGCAGGCGCTCGCCATTGTCGAGGACCCGGCCGGCACCGACAGCGATCACTTTGCCCTCGCGGGGTGCTTCCTGGGCAGCCTCGGGGAGGTAGATGCCCCCGGCGCTCTTCTCTTCAGCCTCGAGCGGCTCAACCAGGACGCGGTCACCTAGCGGTTTGAGCATGTGTGCTACACCACCTTGATAGTATTAGACTCAGGGAATGGCGGAACCGCACTGGGGACTACCCGTGCTTCGCCGACCACCCCCGACTTTCTTAGCACTCCCAACATCCGAGTGCTAAGACGTATTATAGAGATATCCGACCGCATGTCAAGTATTCCGCCGGCTCAGTTCATGCTTCCTGAGCCCTCTGGGTCGCTTTCTGCCCCCACTGGTTTGACTTCGCCCTCCCTTCTTATCTATAATCCTACTAACAAAATCAGGTGCACATCGATCACGGGAAGCCGGGATCGCCTCCCAGGGCGACCCGGCTATTTGCTTCCGAAGGCCCTCTCATGTCGGCGAAGAGCACCCTCGGGGAAGCCGAGGACAACAGCCAGACGCACCTGTCTGCGACGGCGGAGGAGTTGGCTGCCCTCCTGGGGCCCTACGACTCCCACCGCAAGTTGCTGGAGGACCTGCTGGAAGTCCGAGTGACGTCCCGTGGCGGCGGCGTCACCCTCTCCGGTCCGCCACAGAACACCCAGGC encodes:
- the groES gene encoding co-chaperone GroES; translated protein: MLKPLGDRVLVEPLEAEEKSAGGIYLPEAAQEAPREGKVIAVGAGRVLDNGERLPLSVKEGDIVVYTKYGGNEVRVGDKDYLILDEGSLLAVKEG